A portion of the Periophthalmus magnuspinnatus isolate fPerMag1 chromosome 2, fPerMag1.2.pri, whole genome shotgun sequence genome contains these proteins:
- the LOC117382083 gene encoding methyl-CpG-binding domain protein 5-like isoform X1 encodes MNGGKECESGGEERPAPVQVPIGWQRKVDPAGPVAYISPSGSVLTSLEQVKTYLLTDGTCKCGLECPLILHKVFNFDAAAAVKQRTAEDVKADEDVTKLCIHKRKLLAVATLHKSMETHSPLSITSPGGTSSVGAPHPLSQRAVRTKAHEGQPNAVGPDCKNPFKMMMAAGQRYPPPEVGASQQPEMYSGYQRQRLASGDPGPKSPYRSGYGGMLSPPPTSKMYGDGSQSPCADTLGSPDGFTRTGLCGFPGGGSPSSGPHLGNSRTPLSPPSVMLHGSPPGQPSCSMTGRTSTPLSPAATAKSPVMNLPRGTFPSAMDMPRAQFHHKTQPPVHPVPPHPSCTLQKRQLTSEKDPLGILDPIPSKPVGPVSNVPNPNFQPPLHSQVPVMNVNIPPPAIVPLPSNLPLPTVKPGPAGHGGHVQRTQAGATASVSPSPVTSPVHMAGPIHGRMEASPHRSRSSSTSSDHGSFAMPSGHQPPCATMKVPPRSPRSAMGSPRPMPSSPSTNKNDPLHQYKDSQMMPAMANTVCAQQHSNPMYSPTSSSPSSSTLANPSASQKGHPGLLGMPLNQILNQQNAASFPASSLLSAAAKAQLANQKHSTPSNTSAVASGGVCMAGMGAGGHPGPGSDPRSVEGHSTLNPMLPPNSSILLNSPEGQSGRAALRDKLMAQQRDPTRKRKASSGNLPVNHDASNSTVYNMLSKPAMGGPHMPGPSATEQLRKVGRMGPLPPNTSMAQLLQSMSCQSSHSLRPGLSPGPGAGPHHYSPGGPAQNLLAQQRLRASGDPMQHCQSMESSGGLLGHHQGQFSDIMSQMQTTSMNNCGPVGPGNGQMDCMPMGRPSTNPPPLSHPGPHPGPHPGPHPGPHPGAMSHHAQQTLLHSMGRTSMIIPHGGADGSCSQPLADQVNPSSRCGMGPMQPHVPPGVNPSMSSSAGTAGVNMYQQSAHPHMQHPAYRGQHFSETPSYPENSANADTMACLYQNYQQGMMQQGQFAEGQRSQSEGPPAGALCSDRGPGGGPEAVDAIYRAVVDAASKGMHVTITATVSGTTQASPVPALSAMSAFTASIGDPVNLPQAVSAVLHGQEGDNRSRVLRRAPKNEPESGEYFRSPGRGTPRNQWDREQHLPGLDSQNSSNWGGEEFLECSTQVRSSPCVERPASLAPAPSCPSEGHSDHGMIPTHNKAFLEEAYRFNNCTRGPANYKERLEHTPLNGTTNHFNSRPYGEVLTGDDQSPGSSTSLEGPLAKDYNHYNGHLNGMAPSPSDTKSLSSEEDLRPPDSPSSEPLYRSRTFNMGELVWGLKGFPPWASKLTSDEQAALQLREQAKVEPEKLKTLTHDLEALERAAKLGLKPGKLNNHLEAAIHEAMSELDKMSATRERQLKLPKSKRRKISR; translated from the exons ATGAATGGAGGAAAGGAGTGTGAGAGTGGAGGCGAGGAGCGTCCGGCCCCTGTGCAGGTACCCATTGGCTGGCAGCGTAAGGTGGACCCCGCTGGACCGGTCGCCTACATAAG cCCCAGTGGCTCAGTGCTGACCAGCCTGGAGCAGGTGAAGACCTACCTGCTGACGGATGGGACCTGCAAATGTGGCCTGGAGTGTCCACTCATCCTCCATAAG GTGTTTAATTTTGATGCGGCAGCTGCAGTAAAGCAGAGGACAGCTGAGGATGTGAAGGCTGATGAAGATGTCACCAAACTGTGCATCCACAAGAGGAAGCTGCTGGCTGTGGCCACACTGCACAAAAGCATGGAGACCCACTCCCCCCTTAGCATTACCAGCCCTGGAG GTacatcatctgtgggagctccGCATCCCCTAAGTCAGCGAGCAGTCAGGACTAAAGCCCATGAAGGCCAGCCCAACGCTGTGGGCCCAGACTGCAAGAACCCTTTCAAGATGATGATGGCAGCGGGGCAGCGGTATCCACCGCCAGAGGTGGGCGCCAGCCAGCAGCCGGAGATGTATTCTGGATACCAGAGACAGAGGCTGGCCAGTGGAGACCCAGGTCCCAAGTCTCCTTATCGCTCTGGGTATGGGGGCATGCTGAGCCCCCCTCCAACTTCAAAAATGTATGGAGACGGTTCTCAGTCTCCTTGTGCTGACACTCTGGGGAGCCCGGATGGATTTACAAGGACCGGTTTGTGTGGGTTTCCTGGAGGTGGAAGTCCCAGCTCTGGACCCCACCTTGGGAATAGTCGGacacctctttctcctcccagTGTCATGCTTCATGGCTCCCCCCCAGGTCAGCCCTCTTGTTCCATGACAGGAAGGACTAGTACTCCTCTCTCCCCAGCGGCCACGGCCAAAAGCCCTGTCATGAACTTACCCCGGGGCACTTTCCCCTCTGCAATGGATATGCCCCGTGCTCAATTCCACCATAAAACACAGCCTCCGGTACACCCTGTCCCCCCACACCCATCCTGCACTCTACAAAAAAGGCAGTTGACTTCTGAAAAAGACCCTCTGGGCATCCTTGATCCCATCCCAAGCAAACCTGTTGGCCCAGTGTCCAATGTGCCCAACCCCAACTTTCAGCCCCCCCTTCACTCTCAGGTACCAGTGATGAATGTAAACATCCCGCCCCCTGCCATTGTCCCTTTGCCAAGCAACTTACCTTTACCCACAGTGAAGCCGGGCCCCGCGGGGCACGGGGGCCATGTTCAGAGGACTCAGGCGGGAGCCACTGCCTCTGTGTCCCCGTCCCCTGTCACATCCCCTGTGCACATGGCAGGGCCCATACACGGCAGGATGGAGGCCTCCCCCCATCGCTCCCGCTCCTCGTCCACGTCCTCTGACCACGGCAGCTTCGCCATGCCCTCTGGACATCAGCCCCCATGTGCCACCATGAAGGTCCCACCTCGATCTCCCAGGTCAGCCATGGGCTCACCCAGGCCCATGCCCTCCAGCCCCTCTACTAACAAAAACGACCCTCTCCATCAGTACAAAGACTCCCAAATGATGCCCGCCATGGCCAATACTGTGTGTGCACAACAACACAGTAATCCCATGTACTCCCccacctcttcctccccctcctcgtCTACTTTAGCCAACCCCAGCGCTTCCCAGAAGGGCCACCCAGGACTCCTGGGCATGCCCCTTAACCAGATCCTGAATCAACAGAACGCTGCTTCCTTCCCTGCCAGCAGTCTCCTCTCGGCCGCAGCCAAAGCACAGCTAGCAAATCAAAAACACAGTACGCCCAGCAACACCTCCGCTGTGGCCAGTGGCGGGGTATGCATGGCGGGCATGGGTGCTGGTGGGCACCCCGGTCCCGGGAGTGACCCTCGTAGCGTAGAGGGACACAGCACTTTAAATCCTATGCTCCCTCCTAACTCCTCCATACTGCTGAACAGCCCAGAGGGTCAGAGTGGCCGGGCGGCTCTGAGAGACAAGCTCATGGCCCAGCAGAGAGACCCCACCCGCAAAAGGAAAGCCTCTTCTGGAAACCTGCCTGTAAATCACGACGCAAGCAACAGCACAGTGTACAACATGCTGAGCAAACCGGCCATGGGCGGACCTCACATGCCTGGGCCCAGTGCGACTGAGCAGCTACGCAAAGTGGGGCGCATGGGtcctcttcctccaaacacCTCCATGGCTCAGCTGCTCCAGTCCATGAGCTGTCAAAGCTCCCACAGCCTGCGGCCCGGCCTCAGCCCTGGTCCAGGAGCTGGGCCTCACCACTACAGTCCTGGGGGCCCTGCACAGAACCTTTTAGCACAGCAAAGGCTCCGCGCATCAGGAGACCCCATGCAGCACTGCCAGAGCATGGAGTCCTCTGGGGGGCTCCTGGGACATCATCAGGGCCAGTTCTCCGACATAATGTCCCAGATGCAGACCACATCCATGAATAACTGTGGACCAGTTGGCCCTGGAAATGGACAAATGGACTGTATGCCCATGGGACGCCCCAGCACTAACCCCCCACCACTGTCCCATCCGGGCCCCCATCCGGGTCCTCATCCGGGTCCTCACCCTGGTCCTCACCCGGGGGCTATGTCCCATCATGCTCAGCAAACCCTTCTTCACAGTATGGGCAGGACTAGCATGATAATACCACATGGAGGCGCTGATGGCAGCTGTTCACAGCCCCTCGCCGATCAAG TGAACCCTTCGTCTCGCTGTGGGATGGGGCCAATGCAGCCTCATGTTCCTCCTGGTGTCAACCCCAGTATGAGCAGCAGTGCAGGTACCGCTGGAGTCAACATGTACCAGCAGTCAGCCCACCCACACATGCAGCACCCGGCCTATAGGGGGCAGCACTTTTCTGAGACCCCTTCCTACCCGGAGAACAGTGCCAATGCTGACACCATGGCCTGCCTCTACCAGAACTATCAG CAGGGGATGATGCAGCAGGGCCAGTTTGCAGAGGGCCAGCGCTCTCAAAGTGAGGGTCCTCCTGCAGGAGCCCTATGCTCGGACCGGGGTCCTGGTGGAGGGCCAGAGGCGGTGGATGCAATCTACAGAGCTGTGGTGGACGCTGCCAGCAAAGGCATGCATGTTACGATCACCGCCACTGTGAGCGGGACCACTCAAGCCAGCCCCGTCCCTGCCCTCAGTGCTATGAGTGCCTTCACTGCTTCCATAGGGGACCCTGTCAACCTGCCCCAGGCCGTGAGCGCAGTCTTGCACGGGCAGGAGGGGGACAACCGCTCCAGGGTGCTGCGCAGGGCTCCGAAAAACGAGCCCGAAAGTGGGGAGTACTTCCGCTCCCCTGGTCGGGGGACTCCCAGGAACCAATGGGACAGGGAGCAGCACTTGCCTGGTTTAGACTCACAGAATAGCAGCAACTGGGGCGGGGAAGAGTTTCTAGAGTGTTCCACTCAGGTCAGGAGCAGTCCCTGTGTGGAGCGTCCTGCTAGCCTGGCCCCTGCCCCATCCTGCCCCTCAGAGGGCCACAGCGACCATGGCATGATCCCCACTCACAACAAGGCTTTCCTGGAGGAGGCCTACCGCTTCAACAACTGCACTCGTGGCCCTGCCAACTACAAGGAACGCTTAGAGCACACACCCCTGAACGGAACTACCAACCATTTCAACAGCAGACCTTATGGGGAAGTCTTGACTGGGGACGATCAATCGCCTGGCTCCTCCACCAGTCTGGAGGGGCCTCTGGCCAAAGACTACAACCACTACAATGGCCACCTCAATGGTATGGCCCCCAGCCCCTCAGACACCAAAAGCCTGAGCAGTGAGGAGGACCTGCGGCCTCCCGATTCACCCTCTTCAGAGCCACTCTACCGCTCTAGGACCTTTAACATGGGAGAGTTGGTGTGGGGGCTCAAAGGGTTCCCCCCTTGGGCCTCCAAACTGACCTCTGACGAACAAGCAGCGCTGCAGCTGAGGGAACAGGCCAAG GTAGAGCCAGAGAAGCTTAAAACACTAACACATGACTTGGAGGCTCTTGAACGAGCGGCCAAACTAGGACTCAA GCCGGGAAAACTCAATAATCACTTAGAAGCTGCTATCCACGAGGCCATGAGTGAGCTGGACAAAATGTCTGCTACA AGGGAGCGTCAACTGAAGCTCCCCAAATCCAAGAGGAGGAAGATCTCCAGATAA
- the LOC117382083 gene encoding methyl-CpG-binding domain protein 5-like isoform X2, giving the protein MNGGKECESGGEERPAPVQVPIGWQRKVDPAGPVAYISPSGSVLTSLEQVKTYLLTDGTCKCGLECPLILHKVFNFDAAAAVKQRTAEDVKADEDVTKLCIHKRKLLAVATLHKSMETHSPLSITSPGGTSSVGAPHPLSQRAVRTKAHEGQPNAVGPDCKNPFKMMMAAGQRYPPPEVGASQQPEMYSGYQRQRLASGDPGPKSPYRSGYGGMLSPPPTSKMYGDGSQSPCADTLGSPDGFTRTGLCGFPGGGSPSSGPHLGNSRTPLSPPSVMLHGSPPGQPSCSMTGRTSTPLSPAATAKSPVMNLPRGTFPSAMDMPRAQFHHKTQPPVHPVPPHPSCTLQKRQLTSEKDPLGILDPIPSKPVGPVSNVPNPNFQPPLHSQVPVMNVNIPPPAIVPLPSNLPLPTVKPGPAGHGGHVQRTQAGATASVSPSPVTSPVHMAGPIHGRMEASPHRSRSSSTSSDHGSFAMPSGHQPPCATMKVPPRSPRSAMGSPRPMPSSPSTNKNDPLHQYKDSQMMPAMANTVCAQQHSNPMYSPTSSSPSSSTLANPSASQKGHPGLLGMPLNQILNQQNAASFPASSLLSAAAKAQLANQKHSTPSNTSAVASGGVCMAGMGAGGHPGPGSDPRSVEGHSTLNPMLPPNSSILLNSPEGQSGRAALRDKLMAQQRDPTRKRKASSGNLPVNHDASNSTVYNMLSKPAMGGPHMPGPSATEQLRKVGRMGPLPPNTSMAQLLQSMSCQSSHSLRPGLSPGPGAGPHHYSPGGPAQNLLAQQRLRASGDPMQHCQSMESSGGLLGHHQGQFSDIMSQMQTTSMNNCGPVGPGNGQMDCMPMGRPSTNPPPLSHPGPHPGPHPGPHPGPHPGAMSHHAQQTLLHSMGRTSMIIPHGGADGSCSQPLADQVNPSSRCGMGPMQPHVPPGVNPSMSSSAGTAGVNMYQQSAHPHMQHPAYRGQHFSETPSYPENSANADTMACLYQNYQGMMQQGQFAEGQRSQSEGPPAGALCSDRGPGGGPEAVDAIYRAVVDAASKGMHVTITATVSGTTQASPVPALSAMSAFTASIGDPVNLPQAVSAVLHGQEGDNRSRVLRRAPKNEPESGEYFRSPGRGTPRNQWDREQHLPGLDSQNSSNWGGEEFLECSTQVRSSPCVERPASLAPAPSCPSEGHSDHGMIPTHNKAFLEEAYRFNNCTRGPANYKERLEHTPLNGTTNHFNSRPYGEVLTGDDQSPGSSTSLEGPLAKDYNHYNGHLNGMAPSPSDTKSLSSEEDLRPPDSPSSEPLYRSRTFNMGELVWGLKGFPPWASKLTSDEQAALQLREQAKVEPEKLKTLTHDLEALERAAKLGLKPGKLNNHLEAAIHEAMSELDKMSATRERQLKLPKSKRRKISR; this is encoded by the exons ATGAATGGAGGAAAGGAGTGTGAGAGTGGAGGCGAGGAGCGTCCGGCCCCTGTGCAGGTACCCATTGGCTGGCAGCGTAAGGTGGACCCCGCTGGACCGGTCGCCTACATAAG cCCCAGTGGCTCAGTGCTGACCAGCCTGGAGCAGGTGAAGACCTACCTGCTGACGGATGGGACCTGCAAATGTGGCCTGGAGTGTCCACTCATCCTCCATAAG GTGTTTAATTTTGATGCGGCAGCTGCAGTAAAGCAGAGGACAGCTGAGGATGTGAAGGCTGATGAAGATGTCACCAAACTGTGCATCCACAAGAGGAAGCTGCTGGCTGTGGCCACACTGCACAAAAGCATGGAGACCCACTCCCCCCTTAGCATTACCAGCCCTGGAG GTacatcatctgtgggagctccGCATCCCCTAAGTCAGCGAGCAGTCAGGACTAAAGCCCATGAAGGCCAGCCCAACGCTGTGGGCCCAGACTGCAAGAACCCTTTCAAGATGATGATGGCAGCGGGGCAGCGGTATCCACCGCCAGAGGTGGGCGCCAGCCAGCAGCCGGAGATGTATTCTGGATACCAGAGACAGAGGCTGGCCAGTGGAGACCCAGGTCCCAAGTCTCCTTATCGCTCTGGGTATGGGGGCATGCTGAGCCCCCCTCCAACTTCAAAAATGTATGGAGACGGTTCTCAGTCTCCTTGTGCTGACACTCTGGGGAGCCCGGATGGATTTACAAGGACCGGTTTGTGTGGGTTTCCTGGAGGTGGAAGTCCCAGCTCTGGACCCCACCTTGGGAATAGTCGGacacctctttctcctcccagTGTCATGCTTCATGGCTCCCCCCCAGGTCAGCCCTCTTGTTCCATGACAGGAAGGACTAGTACTCCTCTCTCCCCAGCGGCCACGGCCAAAAGCCCTGTCATGAACTTACCCCGGGGCACTTTCCCCTCTGCAATGGATATGCCCCGTGCTCAATTCCACCATAAAACACAGCCTCCGGTACACCCTGTCCCCCCACACCCATCCTGCACTCTACAAAAAAGGCAGTTGACTTCTGAAAAAGACCCTCTGGGCATCCTTGATCCCATCCCAAGCAAACCTGTTGGCCCAGTGTCCAATGTGCCCAACCCCAACTTTCAGCCCCCCCTTCACTCTCAGGTACCAGTGATGAATGTAAACATCCCGCCCCCTGCCATTGTCCCTTTGCCAAGCAACTTACCTTTACCCACAGTGAAGCCGGGCCCCGCGGGGCACGGGGGCCATGTTCAGAGGACTCAGGCGGGAGCCACTGCCTCTGTGTCCCCGTCCCCTGTCACATCCCCTGTGCACATGGCAGGGCCCATACACGGCAGGATGGAGGCCTCCCCCCATCGCTCCCGCTCCTCGTCCACGTCCTCTGACCACGGCAGCTTCGCCATGCCCTCTGGACATCAGCCCCCATGTGCCACCATGAAGGTCCCACCTCGATCTCCCAGGTCAGCCATGGGCTCACCCAGGCCCATGCCCTCCAGCCCCTCTACTAACAAAAACGACCCTCTCCATCAGTACAAAGACTCCCAAATGATGCCCGCCATGGCCAATACTGTGTGTGCACAACAACACAGTAATCCCATGTACTCCCccacctcttcctccccctcctcgtCTACTTTAGCCAACCCCAGCGCTTCCCAGAAGGGCCACCCAGGACTCCTGGGCATGCCCCTTAACCAGATCCTGAATCAACAGAACGCTGCTTCCTTCCCTGCCAGCAGTCTCCTCTCGGCCGCAGCCAAAGCACAGCTAGCAAATCAAAAACACAGTACGCCCAGCAACACCTCCGCTGTGGCCAGTGGCGGGGTATGCATGGCGGGCATGGGTGCTGGTGGGCACCCCGGTCCCGGGAGTGACCCTCGTAGCGTAGAGGGACACAGCACTTTAAATCCTATGCTCCCTCCTAACTCCTCCATACTGCTGAACAGCCCAGAGGGTCAGAGTGGCCGGGCGGCTCTGAGAGACAAGCTCATGGCCCAGCAGAGAGACCCCACCCGCAAAAGGAAAGCCTCTTCTGGAAACCTGCCTGTAAATCACGACGCAAGCAACAGCACAGTGTACAACATGCTGAGCAAACCGGCCATGGGCGGACCTCACATGCCTGGGCCCAGTGCGACTGAGCAGCTACGCAAAGTGGGGCGCATGGGtcctcttcctccaaacacCTCCATGGCTCAGCTGCTCCAGTCCATGAGCTGTCAAAGCTCCCACAGCCTGCGGCCCGGCCTCAGCCCTGGTCCAGGAGCTGGGCCTCACCACTACAGTCCTGGGGGCCCTGCACAGAACCTTTTAGCACAGCAAAGGCTCCGCGCATCAGGAGACCCCATGCAGCACTGCCAGAGCATGGAGTCCTCTGGGGGGCTCCTGGGACATCATCAGGGCCAGTTCTCCGACATAATGTCCCAGATGCAGACCACATCCATGAATAACTGTGGACCAGTTGGCCCTGGAAATGGACAAATGGACTGTATGCCCATGGGACGCCCCAGCACTAACCCCCCACCACTGTCCCATCCGGGCCCCCATCCGGGTCCTCATCCGGGTCCTCACCCTGGTCCTCACCCGGGGGCTATGTCCCATCATGCTCAGCAAACCCTTCTTCACAGTATGGGCAGGACTAGCATGATAATACCACATGGAGGCGCTGATGGCAGCTGTTCACAGCCCCTCGCCGATCAAG TGAACCCTTCGTCTCGCTGTGGGATGGGGCCAATGCAGCCTCATGTTCCTCCTGGTGTCAACCCCAGTATGAGCAGCAGTGCAGGTACCGCTGGAGTCAACATGTACCAGCAGTCAGCCCACCCACACATGCAGCACCCGGCCTATAGGGGGCAGCACTTTTCTGAGACCCCTTCCTACCCGGAGAACAGTGCCAATGCTGACACCATGGCCTGCCTCTACCAGAACTATCAG GGGATGATGCAGCAGGGCCAGTTTGCAGAGGGCCAGCGCTCTCAAAGTGAGGGTCCTCCTGCAGGAGCCCTATGCTCGGACCGGGGTCCTGGTGGAGGGCCAGAGGCGGTGGATGCAATCTACAGAGCTGTGGTGGACGCTGCCAGCAAAGGCATGCATGTTACGATCACCGCCACTGTGAGCGGGACCACTCAAGCCAGCCCCGTCCCTGCCCTCAGTGCTATGAGTGCCTTCACTGCTTCCATAGGGGACCCTGTCAACCTGCCCCAGGCCGTGAGCGCAGTCTTGCACGGGCAGGAGGGGGACAACCGCTCCAGGGTGCTGCGCAGGGCTCCGAAAAACGAGCCCGAAAGTGGGGAGTACTTCCGCTCCCCTGGTCGGGGGACTCCCAGGAACCAATGGGACAGGGAGCAGCACTTGCCTGGTTTAGACTCACAGAATAGCAGCAACTGGGGCGGGGAAGAGTTTCTAGAGTGTTCCACTCAGGTCAGGAGCAGTCCCTGTGTGGAGCGTCCTGCTAGCCTGGCCCCTGCCCCATCCTGCCCCTCAGAGGGCCACAGCGACCATGGCATGATCCCCACTCACAACAAGGCTTTCCTGGAGGAGGCCTACCGCTTCAACAACTGCACTCGTGGCCCTGCCAACTACAAGGAACGCTTAGAGCACACACCCCTGAACGGAACTACCAACCATTTCAACAGCAGACCTTATGGGGAAGTCTTGACTGGGGACGATCAATCGCCTGGCTCCTCCACCAGTCTGGAGGGGCCTCTGGCCAAAGACTACAACCACTACAATGGCCACCTCAATGGTATGGCCCCCAGCCCCTCAGACACCAAAAGCCTGAGCAGTGAGGAGGACCTGCGGCCTCCCGATTCACCCTCTTCAGAGCCACTCTACCGCTCTAGGACCTTTAACATGGGAGAGTTGGTGTGGGGGCTCAAAGGGTTCCCCCCTTGGGCCTCCAAACTGACCTCTGACGAACAAGCAGCGCTGCAGCTGAGGGAACAGGCCAAG GTAGAGCCAGAGAAGCTTAAAACACTAACACATGACTTGGAGGCTCTTGAACGAGCGGCCAAACTAGGACTCAA GCCGGGAAAACTCAATAATCACTTAGAAGCTGCTATCCACGAGGCCATGAGTGAGCTGGACAAAATGTCTGCTACA AGGGAGCGTCAACTGAAGCTCCCCAAATCCAAGAGGAGGAAGATCTCCAGATAA